aacaggTAACCtgatatgtgcaatattttaaacaagctCTCACTTattgagtttaatgccacagtaacgttagaatgcatctcattcttctTTCTGTGGCGGTGCGTTGGTCTCATAATGAGGCGCATGGTCCGGAGTGCGTACGACCAATGCATCAGTTCATAtgaactttactccaaatatatgaacttgcctgttttgaatactttatatttaatgcattagttTACGTCCATATTAGGGTTAAATTGTTGGACTTTGAATGGAATCTACTATTGtttttcaccgttgactgattttgcagaacatttagactgataacttctgtgCGCAGATGTGGCAAATTTGTCgcaggacaagcgagatgacagtagtgcccgactacatgaactagctgttttaaatatagtcattttatatttaacgtcagtttatcagtgcatctaaaagtatatattttttagactatcggtgattccataggctctctttcatgcacctgcatggtttaaaaaCGGCAAATAGTCATGCCATGACAAGAACAGAGTCTCTCTGAGCTCTGACTCCCAAAGCAAAGCATTCCTGGCCCAACCCCGCGAGTTCCTGAAGGCCGAGATTCTCACCCGGGTGAGACTATCTCCCTTGTGGGCGGCTCAACAATTCCCCGTTGACGAGCCAATGCCCACTGAACCCCCAGCAGCCCTGCCTGAGCCTGGAGCCTTATACACCATGAGGGACCTTCCAGGGGGCCCCGCTGGACGGTAAAGCTTGATGGAAAACTGGTTCAGGCCTTGTTGGATTCTGGTAGTTCGGTCACCTTAGCACATCCTACCTTGGTAAAAATCCCGGATACCACTCACCTGCATACATGGCTATGTGGTGATATGTGCCTGGTCATGCCGAAAACCAAGACGGAGACTGTCATGGAACTAGCACATTCCCATCCGATGGCGGGACACCTGGGAGCCGAAAACACAGTATATCACTTGCAAACGGATGGGCTCGTGGAGCAGTATAATCAAACCCATAAGCAGATGCTGAAATGAGTGGTGGCAGAAGATGGGCATGACTGGGACCTCCTGATCCCGTACATGCTCTTCGGAGTCTGAGAGGTACCCCAGGCTTCTACCGGCTTCAAACTGCTGTTTGAAAGGTAGCCCAGAGGCCTTCTTGATGTTGCACGGGAAGCGTGGGAGAACCAGCCAGCACCACTGCGCAGCCTGAATGAGCACGTGCGGGGAAATGAGGGAAAGAATCGACTGAGTCATGCCCCTAGTGAAGGAACACCTTGTGATTGCCCAGTGTGCCCAGCAACGACTGTATGACCGGCTGGCCCAAGCCCGCGAGTTCCAACCAGGAGAAATGGTGGTGTTCTGGTCCTGACAGCAGCATGCAAGTCGCTGGCAACCTGGCAGGGGGCCCTACACTGTGGTGGAAAGAATGGGGACGGTAACGTACTGTGTGCAAAAGTCCAGCCACCGAAGAACAGACTAGATCTACCACGTTAACCTGCTCAAGAAATGGGTTCCCCGGCTGGAACAACTTGCAGCGCTCTCCCACACCGACCCTCCAGTCTGAAGGcagagcgattcgaccaatcagatgaaagcagtgtTTCAGCGCCACCCacaagtgtgaatgaaatattgaagccataaacctaTATGTAAACCCTAAAcgacaaaataatgttttcatgttttgatcaAAAGATAGTTAACACAAAACATCTGCGAAACCCtaataattcaacatttttacaatagtgctctcattatagaGTTAGCCTATATGACaatagttattaatgttctgcatttctgttttgaactgCATGCGTTAAAGAACAGTAGAGTGAGCATTTGAAAGCAagttttaatcaatgggattaaactcataattcCATGTAGAACACGCTTTATTCATACAACATAACATTAATATCAGGACTTATAGGCTATGTGAAAAGAGCCAGCATGCAAATGAACATGTCTGCGGGGCTCTGAATGCAAACTCCTTTTGACGCGTTCTTCACAAAAAaatgtgcagaaacacagcaGCTAAACTCTAAGAATTCACAGggttttattataatggtgttctcattataatggtatgggtgtgacagtccagtcttaattattaatattctgctCTGTTGTTTGTCCTGCTTGTGCAGTGTGCTGAATTGATATCACCTTAGTACTACAATGAACCACTTGACTCAAaaacaaatgcatcttatatcatgcagaacctgattttaccaagtgagacatgttcatgggacaacatcgttgttgtccctggaacaacattgtgattaaccaatcagatttgaagaaccagtttttagattttgtgaagtttacgcttaaaaccactgtttggtgcttgtacatcagtgtcattcttctatcatttcctctgattttagggattactcatggttaaggttaggtttaagTGTAGGGATATGgtatagaatatatttttggagtaaaatgttgttccagggtcaacaaaatatgtatattatgtaaataatatatccacaatatatataaaccggctgaaatgttttgaaatcacttaaaccctacctgttcgaaaaaatccagtctctgcctgtgtcagtttgagtctacataaagttttaaatccatgccgccaagatgctcctctgtcggtcatggattatggaaagtgaaaaataaatctataggggtggttggatttattcacgcactttaaaatatttatttgaagcttctttaTTTTCAGATTCAATAgtctttatcataataggctgcatattaacttattggCAGAAAACAGCaggttctatgtgaaatcagacatttgagctcccccatatagtcaaaatgCCATAATCATAACAGCCCACTaatattcgactgtgagattGGTTGTCGAATCAGGCTTCTCGAATCGAATCATCGAATCGTCGACTATTTGGGGTGACCCCTAATGTGTCCATTGAATTTTGCCACATTTATTGTgtgacattgaatgaaaatgcaatagtAAGTGTCTTTGACGGAGtttaaatgcaattaagaaaaataacatttgaatgataattttgccacagtttttgcttgaacatgttacacATATCTAACAAtttgtgatacattttcattttaatttagtaatttatgaagcattacaatttttattcattttgcatattaaactAGTGTATGAAATgccaaatgaaaattatgtaatttcattttcattttgcacaaaACGTTgtacaaatgtattggaaaatgtaaatgtaaatacagaatgCATTGGTATTTTACATGCagtattgcattgtcattttgcatattacattccaaattgaatattgctactcATATTCTTCCATACTTCATGTGAATCGTGCAGTATGCAAATTGTTTGTGTGGCATGCAttggtttaaaactgaaatatttataattttacaacgtgtttctctttatttattaaaagatcTTCCTCTTTTCAATGTCTTTCTTGCTGCATTAAAGATTCATTGGTTAAATTTCTACAGTACTTCCTTGCATGTGCAGTGAGGGAAAAAGCACTGAGATTTGGGCAGTCATCTCGAAGCTCTGCTTCAACTGTGTGATACCCTCACGAGGGGTGACAATAATTTCTGATACATCAGACCATAAGATTGCCTGTTGGGAGAGACTTGTGGCATCTCCAGACCCCCCCGTTCATTTAGCGTGATTCTGCTTGTACCACCTTCACTTACTTCAAGCTAATCAATAACGAATTGTGATTGGATGGTAATTCTGTTTTATGACAAGCTTAGTCACATTTGATTAGGCTGTTCTCACATGACAGAACACTTCTACTCCTCGCTCTGATCGTAAAGAAATGTTTAAACAggacaaaacatgatttttttttttttttttttttttactaaaaatagagcttttttatattttattaatcaagACATGTTTCATCAACATAGTATTGGGAATAATACAACAAAAGTCAGTAGGCTAATTGTCTTTCTTTTACAGTTACAAACATTTTTGTCGTTTTGCAagttttcacaaatttgcttTCTCTAGTAGTGAGTTAAACAAATTACAGAGGTTGATTGACcagtttattatttgttattttgtattgtttcgACTGGAAATAGCATCACCAAGATGGCAACCAAGTGAACTAATTTGAAATGACTTTGGACTTCTTGgacatttttatatatgattGTGACAATGAGGACACTTCAACTGATTGATTgccatttgacatttttattgagagattttcacaataattaaaaaaaaataaaatcttcctttaatttttttattaattcacttaatatttctaataatttgGTGAATCCATGGAAGATATGCTGAAATCTTAGTATAGACATTAGGATGCACAGCTGAATTGCATTTTATTCTGGACCCAAAACATGTCACACCAACTGCAGTGTTTCCACAAACCAAAGGACCTCCTGAATCTCCCTTTTAAGAAACAAAGATCAGAAAATCACTAGTGAAACCAGTTCATATATTAACATAAAATCTGTAAATGTTTTGTACATACTCTGCAGGATCCTCCACGACCATGTGCACAGATCATCTGCGAGGCCAAAAACTTGGATTCCCATTTACGTTGACACTCTTCGTGGTTTTCTGTAGTCGTGTTTGCCTCCAGTAGCCGATTGCTCAATATGTCATTAATCTCCTTTCTTCCCCAGCCTGCAACACTACAGAGAGTGCCTCCACTAACATCTCCTTCCTTCGGTAATGATATCCAGTTAACATAGTTATTTGGTTTGACCTTTTCCTGTAGCTGTAACTCAAAAACACAACCATTATTAGgagatttaatcatattttataagactgaaatgtattattctgctgtttttgAGATAAGTgccagtgtttatttttatttgtatttttattattatttacaattgcctcttaaaatatatttctgaataGAAATTCAAACATAGATAAGTCAGGTTTATTCCACTGTTTTCTGATCAGagattatttaaaacaatgttttacagGTCATTACCCTCAAAAGCATGATGTCATTCTGACGCGAACAGAATGTATAGTGTGGATGTGAGATGTAAGACTTCACTTCGACACGGTATGAATCCTCACTCTTCCTGAAGTCATGAGCACCAACCACAACCGTCAGAATCTCTGGATATCTGTTGAAagagaaatgtgtatttatgtaaTCCAAAACATTGTCTTGTTGTACTCCAGTCATTTTGTCAGTTTTAACTCAACATTGCCGTTTAGactgaaaaacaaaccaaaaaaaaattaaaactcttACCCTTTCCAGCAATGAGCAGCAGTCATGACAAACTCATCAGAGATGAGGAATCCACCACAGGTATGTTTAAAACGATTCTGAAGAGAAACCATGTAAGGTCTGGAGTGGGGTTTTGCTTCTTTGCCATTCACTATACCCACATTCACacgagctgagagagagagaactattaGTGAGCTTATTCTGTATACAAGTTAATATAGCTAATGTGCTGTTATATACAATCATTCTCACCGGTGAAGGTCAGGTGTGGCAGCAGAGAGgccagcaggagcagagagatgaTGATCATCATGAAGACAGTGAGCTCTTACTGACAAAACACTATATAAATGTGAGGATGGGTGGAGACACTGAGCTGCCTGCAAGCCTTTTTTTCTCAGCTTGTGGTGTCAGTAACACTGATGGTAAGAAGATATTACTTGTGTTCTTGTCATCTGCATCCACTTTTATCTGAAACCGCAACATACAAAATGTaagat
This DNA window, taken from Carassius auratus strain Wakin chromosome 22, ASM336829v1, whole genome shotgun sequence, encodes the following:
- the LOC113040081 gene encoding mast cell protease 4-like; its protein translation is MMIIISLLLLASLLPHLTFTARVNVGIVNGKEAKPHSRPYMVSLQNRFKHTCGGFLISDEFVMTAAHCWKGYPEILTVVVGAHDFRKSEDSYRVEVKSYISHPHYTFCSRQNDIMLLRLQEKVKPNNYVNWISLPKEGDVSGGTLCSVAGWGRKEINDILSNRLLEANTTTENHEECQRKWESKFLASQMICAHGRGGSCRGDSGGPLVCGNTAVGVTCFGSRIKCNSAVHPNVYTKISAYLPWIHQIIRNIK